The Planctellipticum variicoloris DNA window GCGTCCTTTGGCCTGCAAAAAGGCGATAAACTTGGCTGCGGTCGTGCTTTGGGCGAGCCTCCAGAACTCTCGGTGTTCTCGAAGAACCTTTTCGATGTCTGGTCGGGACTGGATTGTCGTCGGGAGTGAATCGAAATAGGACTGAATGTCCTTCCAGGCGATGTCGAGTCGAGTTGCCATGGTTATTCGAGTGAATTCGATCTGACGTAGGAGGCATCGTGCAGCGAAGTATATATACTTCGCTGCATGGGGGCAATGCGGATCCATTCGCCAGACATAAAGAGCATCGTTGAAACGATTTGCGGAATCCAATTGACGGCGTTGTAGCTGGCGTGGTAGAGGTATATATACCTCTACCACGTCAACCATAGCCGAAGCCGACTTCCAATACCCTGTGAGCCACCCAGATGAACGAGGGCCTCCCCCCCTTCGCCGGACTCTGCTCCCCCGCAGACGCCCTCCGTCCCGGGCTCAGCGTCGAAGAGTGCGTTGCGTGGATGAAGCGGCATCACTATGTCCTCCAGCGGCTCCATCAGATCTGCACCGCCCGCATCACCGCCGAGCCGCTCTACGAACTCAAAACCGCCTTCAGCCTGCATGCCTATCTCTGCGCCGAGCACGCCTCTGCCATCCGCAAGCGGGTCAACGAGCTTCGCGAGCCGCCACTCGGGCTGGAAGTCATCCCCCACCGCGGCCTGCAGTTCTGCTGCGACGAAATCCTGGCCGCGCCGTCGGCAAAGGAGCTCGTGCTGGGGCTGTATGAGATTCTGGTCCCGGCTCTGCTCGATTCAGTCCGGGACTATCAGGCGACGACCAACCCGCTGGCCGACTCCCCCAGCATCCGCATCGCCCGCTTCTGCCAGCTCGAACTGGAAGACATCGACCATTTCGGGCGGCAAGCGGTGGTCGCTCTCGTCGACGACGAATTCCGAGCTGCACTGCAGCCCTGGCTCGACACCCTGCGTCAGGCACTCTCGGCCGCCGGCGGACTGAGCGGTCGGCAACCGGAGTGTGGCCCCCTGCCCTCCCCGCAGTTCTCAGCGACGCCCTACGTCTACGACCGCGTTCCCCGTCGGGATGCCCGCTTTCACGACTCCTACAACGCCGGCGTGAACCCCGAGGCCTTCCTCTACGACGAGCGCTTTCAGCCCCGCGACAAGGTGCTGATGCTCTACTACAAGCGGCTCCGCGAGCTCGATGTCCCCGAGATGATGGCCGGGATCATTCACGAAACTGCTGGCAAGCCCTGGAAGTTCTACGCCGACATGTCCCGCCAGCTCTGGGACGAAGCCCGGCACTCCCTGCTGGGCGAGGCCGGCTTCCGCAGCCTGGGGCTCGACTGGTCGCAGATCCCGATCAACTTCACCTGGTCGCTGAACCTTAACACGCAGCTCACCCCCCAGGAACGGCACGCCGTCCTGTTCTTCATCGAACAGGGGCTGATGCCGCGGACCGGCAAGCGCTACGAATGGGAAGTGGCCCAGGCTTCCGGTCTGCCGCTGACGGCTCTGTTCCAGGACTTCGACTGGGCCGACGAAGTGCTCCACGCCCAGCTCGGTCGGGAGTGGTACGTCAAGGACTTCCCCGACCTCAAGTCGGCTCTCGACTACGGCGACCGCTGCTGGACGCAGGTGATGAGCCACTGGCGCGACTACCGCGACCGCGGCCTGACCGATCACCGCAACTGGTGGCCCGACCTGTATCGTCAGGCCTGCGCCCGCTGGGGCGTCGCGCCCGATCCGGCCGCCATCGAGTTCAGCGAAACCTACGCCGACACGCGCGCCGACCTCAAGCAGATCTCCGCATCAGGCTGAACACACGGAAGGCGTATCGACCGAGTTCAAGCAGCCGATTACCAGGCCGCACGTTGAGCGTCGGCCCGGTCCGAGCAGCAGTCGGCAGCTTCAATGTCTCTGCGAAGCCCGAATCCCGAAACCCGTTTCTCCAACGCCCCCAAAACAAACAGACGCACGGCCTGAGCGAACTCAAGCCGTGCGTCTGGAAATTCTCGACAGTTGTCGCCATCGCTCAGTTGGCGGCGGCTTCCGCTTCGACCACCTGCAGGCCGGGGATTGTGATCCCGGTAATCTGGACCTGAGTGTGCTTCTGGCGGTGACCGGTGTGACGCTTCGAGGCGTGCCGACGGCGGAGTTTCTGAATCTCCAGCTTCGGTCCCTTGAACAGATTGTTCGTCACTTCGCCGGTGATGGTCGCCCCCTCAATGGCGGGGAGGCCGATCACGCTGGCGCCGCCGCCGTTGGCGAGCAGCACCTTCTCGAAGGTGATCGTGTCGCCGACTTGGGCGTCAACCCGGTAATCGACGACCACTTTTTCGCCCGGCTGAACTTTGTACTGCCGGCTGCCATCTTCAAAAATCGCGAACATGAGCCTGAATCCAGATCCAAGAGCACGCCGCCCGCAGGCGACGAAAACCAGACAGACGAAGATTAACGCCCCGCATACCTCCGGCGCAAGGCCGGAAACGGAGAGTCCGGTAATCTAACGGTTTACCGGCGGGATTTCGAGTCTTCCCGCATCGGAATTTTAATCTCGTTCCCCAACTCATTGGTGCAATGGAACTTGAGGTGTTCCGGCGCGGCGTTCGGGAGGGCGTTGATGCTGATCGTCACGTCATACGACTCTTCGAGCTGCATGATGTCCCGCCGCTTCCGGTTGTTCAGGAACGCCGCGACGCGATCGTGGACTTCCACATTCACTTTCACCACGTCCGGGTGGTTGGAGTGGGTCATCAGCAGCCGCATGACCTCGATCGCCATGCTCTCGCCGGTCTTGACCTGGCCCGTCCCGTGACAGCAGGGGCAGTCCTCGTAGACGCTTCGGCGGAGCGACGGCCGGATCCGCTGACGGGTCATCTCGATCAGCCCGAACGGGCTGATCCGCATGATCTTCGTCCGGGCCCGGTCCCGGCGGACGGCGTTCATCAGCGCCCGCTCGACGCCGCGACGATGTCGCTCGTCGCGCATGTCGATGAAGTCGTTGACGATCACGCCGCCCAGATCCCGCAGGCGGATCTGCCGGCTGATCTCCTCGGCCGCCCGCAGGTTGACCTGGTAGGCGTTCTCCTCGGCGTTTTCGTCGGCGCGGTAGTTGCCGCTGTTGACGTCGATGGCGACGAGGGCTTCAGTCTGGTCGATGACGATCGATCCGCCACCCTTCAGCGGCACGTGCCGGTTCTGGATGCGGGCGATCTCGTCCTCGATGCCGTACTTGTTGAAGAGTGGCTCGCGTCCGTCGAACAGTTGAATCCGGTCGACGTGGCGCGGCAGCACGATCTTCATGAACTCGCGGGCTCGCTCGTAGGCCCGCGGCTCGTCGATCAGGATCGAGTCGATGTCACCGGTGTAGATGTCCCGGATCGTCCGAATGATCATGTCGCTTTCTTCGTAGATGTCGACCGGCGCCGGGAACTTCTTGATCCGGCCGACGATCAGCGACCACAGCCGCAGCAAGTAGTTGAGATCCCGCTGCAGGTCTTTCTGCGAACGATCGATCCCCGCCGTCCGAATGATGAATCCCAGACCAGGCGGCGGGTTCAGCTCCGTCAGCGCCTGGCGCAGCTTGCGGCGGGTCACGTCGTCGGCAATTTTGCGGCTCACGCCGACGCGCTGCAGGCCGGGCATCAGGACCAGATAGCGGCCCGGGATGCTGATGTAGGTCGAGAGGGTCGGCCCTTTGCTGCCGATCCCTTCCTTGATGACCTGCACCAGGACTTCGCTGCCGCGTTTGAAGATCTCTTGAATCGGCGGCTTGCTGCGGGCGTTGCGCTCGTTGGCGCGGCCGCGCGGCGCTCCGCGACGGGGCGGACGCTCTTCTTCCTCGTCCTCATCGTCGTCGTCGAACTCGTCCGGTTTGCCGTCGACGAGGTGCTTGTAGTACTGGTACTCGACGTCGCTGACGTGGAGGAAGCCGTTGCGGCCAACGCCGAAGTCGACGAACGCGGCCTGGATGCTGGGCTCCAGGTTGACGACGCGGCCTTTGTAGATGTTCCCGACGTAGTTTTCGAGACTGTTTCGCTCGACGTAAAGCTCTTCCAGAACGCCGTCTTCAACGATGGCGATCCGGCTCTCCTCCGGCTGGAGGACATTCATCAGCATTTCGTTCGTCATCACGCACCCTTCTGGGGACCATGCGCGAATCGTCGATCGCCGGGCGGACAGGCGGAGCATTCTCCCGGAGCCGAAGCGCAGGCAGGCGCGCCGGTCGGTGTTTCGCAGGCCACGGGCCGGCGAGCGAGCTCGTCCGATCCGGATCCCGCGGGAAAAATGTTCGATGTCTGCTCAGGGATGCAACGAGTCCTGCCGTGGCGGAGTTCCCCACCAGGGGAAACGCCCGCTCCAGACCGCGAGCCTGCCGGAGTTCGTCATCAGGAGGTGCAAGGCTGACCGTCGCGAAGCTGTGCGCTCCGGGGTGCGACGGAAATGTCGTTGCCTCGCAAGAGAGATCCCGGAAGGCCGGCTGCCGGCCGGACCGTTCGGGGATACAGAGCCTGATCATCCGGGTTACCGTCCCTCCCGGGTTGCTGCAGGGCCGGAGACCGGCGGCACGCAACGCAGTGGGAGGACTGGTCCCGTTCCGAAACCCGGGCAGGTGCTGGTCGGATTCCCCGGACACGCCGATATCCGCCCTGTCGCCGTCGTCAGCGACGACGGCGTGAAAATCGGCAACGGGCCGACAGGCGGACCACGACGTGGTCAGAAATTGGGAATCGCGGCGACGCACTCTGTCCAAAACCTGAAAAACGGTTTTCTCGATCACACCGATGCCGACGCAGCGCCGGCATCCAGTTCACTCTCTGACTGCTGGGGAACCCCTCTGACGGAGTCCCCGAATCTTCGACTCAACTCGCCACGCAGAAAGCTCTCCACGTCCCTGGCGACTTCCATCGCTTCCACGCGGGAAGCGATCTTCTCCGCACGAGCGATGGTCAGACTGCGAATGACTTCTTTCAATTCCGGAATGGCATGCGGCGTCACGCTGAACTTGCGGACTCCCATGCCGATTAACAACGGCAGGTAGAGCGGGTCGGAACTCATCTGTCCGCAGATCGAGACCGGTACGCCTCGCCTGCGGCCAGCAGCGACCACCATCTGAATCAGGCGCAGAATCGAGGGATCGCCCGCCTGATACAGTTTGGAAACCGCCGGATCGGCCCGGTCGACCGCCAGAGTGTACTGGATCAGGTCGTTGGTCCCAATGGAGAAAAAATCGACCTCGCGCGCGAATTCCTCCGCCAGGAGCGCCGCCGAGGGGACCTCGACCATCATGCCGACCGGCATGTCTCTGCGGAACGGAACTCCTTGCTCATCAAGGTCTTCCATCACGTCACCCAGGATCATTCGCGCCTGCCGGAATTCCAGCAGACTGGCGATCAGAGGGAACATCACTCGCAGATCGCCGTGCACTCCCGCCCGCAGGATCGCCCGCAGTTGCGTCTTGAACAGCTCCAGATGCAGCAGGCTCAACCGGATGCTGCGGACGCTCAGGGCGGGATTGACGCTGTCGGGGTAGCTTGAGCGCAGGCTCCCCGGCATCTTGTCCGCCCCCAGATCGAGAGTCCGGATGATGACCGGTTCCTTCGGGAAGGCTCGCAGGACCTCGCAATAGGCCTGGTAATGATCCTCCTCAGTCGGCTCGCGATTGGACTCGAGATAGAGGAACTCGGTCCGATACAGACCAATCCCCTCCGCGCCCCGCTGCCTGGCGTGCTCGGCTTCCGCGGGAAACTCGATGTTCCCCAGCAGCTCGATCGAAACGTCGTCCCGCGTCTCCGCGGGCAGATGCCGCAGCGTTTCCAGCCGTTTTGTGAAGCTGCGATATCGGGCCTCAGAGGCGCGATACCGCATCAGCGTGTCTTCGTCGGGATCGAGAATCACTTCGCCCGACGTGCCGTCGATAATGATCGTCTCGGCGCCGGAAACATCGTTCAGAAACGAACCCACGCCGACGACTGCCGGAATCTCCAGAGCGCCGGCCAGGATCGCCGTGTGGCTGGTATGTCCGCCGACTTCGGTCGCAAATCCCAGCACGAATTTCCGGTCGAGATTTGCCGTTTCGCTTGGCGTCAGGTTGTGGGCGAGGATGACAACCGGAGCCATCAGGTGCTGCAGCTCTTCGCGGGCCTCTCCCAGCAGGTGCCGGAGAATTCGCTTCTCCAGGTCGTAGATATCCGCAGCCCGTTCTGCCAGATACTGTCCGCCCAGATTCTGGAATCGATGAGCGTACTGCCGCAAAATCCGACTGACGGCAAACTCGGGCGAGAAACTCTTCTGCCGGATCAGGGCTTCGATCTGAGCGATCAATTCGCCGTCACGCAGCATCATCAGATGTGCGCCGAAAATTGCGGCGTACTGAGCCCCGAGACGATCGGCTGCCAGTTTCTCGTTCAGTTCGATCTCGTGACAAACCGCCGCCAGGGCCGTCTCGAACCGCTGCAGCTCCAGTTCGACGGCATCTCGAGAGACAACCCGGCGCGGGATCCGGAAGTTCTCCGTGCCGAACACCATGGCCGGGCCGATGGCCACGCCTGGAGAAACGGCAATCCCGCGCTTCACAAGCATGTCGCCACTTCCGCTTCAGCCGCAATCGGTGGGATTGCGAATCGGCCACGTGAACGGGGAAACCCCCTGACAGGACGGGAGAAACAGATTCAAGCGTTCCCGGCCGAGGCGTTCCCCCTGGATCAGGCCGAAGGGACCGGCGAGGGCTCGGCATCGATGAAATTGGTTTCAAACAACCGGCTCAGCTCGTCGATCACGGCTTCAGCATCGCTCCCTGCCGCCTGCAGCTCCAGTTCGGCTCCGGGACCAGCGGCCAGAGTCAGCAACTCCAGCACGCGTCGAGCGTCGACGCGTGTCTGATCTTTCTGAACCCAGACTTGACTGGAGTATCGCTGAGCCGCCTTGGCGATCAGGGAACACGGGCGAATGTGCAGGCCGTGCTCGGTATTGACCGTCACCACCCTGCGAATAATGGCTGCATCCACCATGATTTGACGCCACCGCTACGAACTGAACCTGTTTCGGGCGAAAGTCTCCCGACCGACAGGACACCTTCCGGCCCGACAGGCTCGGGATTAAATCTCGTTATTGTCCGCCTCCAGAAGCAGATCCCAAACCGCCGCCTGCTGCTTCGACTGCTTCAGGAACTTGCAGAAGTTCTGATTCCGCAAGTGTCGCGAAATGTTTTCCAGCCCCCGCAAATGGTCGCCTGGCCGATCGGGCGGAGAGACCAGCAGGAACAGAATGTAGACCGGCTCGCCGTCGAGACTCGAAAAATCGACCCCGTCATGGGCCAGCGCGACCGTGGCCACCAGCTTGTCGACGGAGGGGTGCTTGGTATGAGGCACGGCGACGCCGTTGCCGATGCCGGTGGATCCCAGTTCTTCTCGCTTCAGAATGGCAGCAACAATGCCGTCTTCGTCGTCGGCACCAATGGCGCCGGCTTCGCGAAGCTTGCCGACCATCGCTCGAATCGCCGCTTCTTTCGTGGTCGCCTGAAGGTCTGCAACAACGGCGTCCTTGACGACAAAATCCGTCAGCTTCATCTTTTCGTCCCTCTGATTCGACGCCAGGCCCGGAATGGTGACCTCAGCACGTCGCTCGTGAGTGTGCGAGAATTCCCTCGGGACCAGCCGCCGGCATGCCGGACTGCCGATTCCGCATCATATCTGCAAGCCGAGTGCCGCCGGCAATAATCCCGATCAACCAGCAGCCATTCGTACAAATCGTTCAACTTCAGCTATTGGGGTCGCGCGTGATTTCGCTTACAGGCGGAGTGTGTTTGTGATCCTGGATCCGCTCTTTGTACTTCCGGATCTGCTGTTCCATCTTATGCAGTGCCAGGTCGAAGGCGGCGACAGCATCGTCCGCCTGCTCAGACGCCACAAAATTGTGCTTGTGCTCCGCATCAACGAGCAGTTCCACTTTGGATCGACCGCCGGTGAAATCGACAGTAATCCCAATCGCGGTGATCCGGTCGTGAAACGTCAGAATTTTTTCAGCTTTGCCTGAAATGTAATCGTGCGCGCTGGGGCTGAGTGTGCCATGCCGCGAGGTAATTGCCACCTGCACTGCGAAAAACTCCTGGAGTTTGAGCCCCGGCTGCTGCCGGAGGGGCCATTATCAAACAGCACGATTCTACGGCACCGGTCCCGGAGGTCAATGCAAGGCGAATCCCGACAGGGAGTTGCCTCGCACGGTCAGTCCCCGAGACGGCCGGCGGCGAATCCATGATGCAACGGCGGCAGTTTAGCA harbors:
- the ptsP gene encoding phosphoenolpyruvate--protein phosphotransferase codes for the protein MLVKRGIAVSPGVAIGPAMVFGTENFRIPRRVVSRDAVELELQRFETALAAVCHEIELNEKLAADRLGAQYAAIFGAHLMMLRDGELIAQIEALIRQKSFSPEFAVSRILRQYAHRFQNLGGQYLAERAADIYDLEKRILRHLLGEAREELQHLMAPVVILAHNLTPSETANLDRKFVLGFATEVGGHTSHTAILAGALEIPAVVGVGSFLNDVSGAETIIIDGTSGEVILDPDEDTLMRYRASEARYRSFTKRLETLRHLPAETRDDVSIELLGNIEFPAEAEHARQRGAEGIGLYRTEFLYLESNREPTEEDHYQAYCEVLRAFPKEPVIIRTLDLGADKMPGSLRSSYPDSVNPALSVRSIRLSLLHLELFKTQLRAILRAGVHGDLRVMFPLIASLLEFRQARMILGDVMEDLDEQGVPFRRDMPVGMMVEVPSAALLAEEFAREVDFFSIGTNDLIQYTLAVDRADPAVSKLYQAGDPSILRLIQMVVAAGRRRGVPVSICGQMSSDPLYLPLLIGMGVRKFSVTPHAIPELKEVIRSLTIARAEKIASRVEAMEVARDVESFLRGELSRRFGDSVRGVPQQSESELDAGAASASV
- a CDS encoding Rne/Rng family ribonuclease, with the translated sequence MTNEMLMNVLQPEESRIAIVEDGVLEELYVERNSLENYVGNIYKGRVVNLEPSIQAAFVDFGVGRNGFLHVSDVEYQYYKHLVDGKPDEFDDDDEDEEEERPPRRGAPRGRANERNARSKPPIQEIFKRGSEVLVQVIKEGIGSKGPTLSTYISIPGRYLVLMPGLQRVGVSRKIADDVTRRKLRQALTELNPPPGLGFIIRTAGIDRSQKDLQRDLNYLLRLWSLIVGRIKKFPAPVDIYEESDMIIRTIRDIYTGDIDSILIDEPRAYERAREFMKIVLPRHVDRIQLFDGREPLFNKYGIEDEIARIQNRHVPLKGGGSIVIDQTEALVAIDVNSGNYRADENAEENAYQVNLRAAEEISRQIRLRDLGGVIVNDFIDMRDERHRRGVERALMNAVRRDRARTKIMRISPFGLIEMTRQRIRPSLRRSVYEDCPCCHGTGQVKTGESMAIEVMRLLMTHSNHPDVVKVNVEVHDRVAAFLNNRKRRDIMQLEESYDVTISINALPNAAPEHLKFHCTNELGNEIKIPMREDSKSRR
- a CDS encoding PTS sugar transporter subunit IIA, translating into MKLTDFVVKDAVVADLQATTKEAAIRAMVGKLREAGAIGADDEDGIVAAILKREELGSTGIGNGVAVPHTKHPSVDKLVATVALAHDGVDFSSLDGEPVYILFLLVSPPDRPGDHLRGLENISRHLRNQNFCKFLKQSKQQAAVWDLLLEADNNEI
- the rplU gene encoding 50S ribosomal protein L21, which produces MFAIFEDGSRQYKVQPGEKVVVDYRVDAQVGDTITFEKVLLANGGGASVIGLPAIEGATITGEVTNNLFKGPKLEIQKLRRRHASKRHTGHRQKHTQVQITGITIPGLQVVEAEAAAN
- a CDS encoding HPr family phosphocarrier protein — its product is MVDAAIIRRVVTVNTEHGLHIRPCSLIAKAAQRYSSQVWVQKDQTRVDARRVLELLTLAAGPGAELELQAAGSDAEAVIDELSRLFETNFIDAEPSPVPSA
- the hpf gene encoding ribosome hibernation-promoting factor, HPF/YfiA family, producing MQVAITSRHGTLSPSAHDYISGKAEKILTFHDRITAIGITVDFTGGRSKVELLVDAEHKHNFVASEQADDAVAAFDLALHKMEQQIRKYKERIQDHKHTPPVSEITRDPNS